A region of Lycium barbarum isolate Lr01 chromosome 1, ASM1917538v2, whole genome shotgun sequence DNA encodes the following proteins:
- the LOC132617843 gene encoding uncharacterized protein LOC132617843, translated as MSKATHLRELQRISLHGGYLHKHNFLPNSQTKCTQISQVRSPRCHFLILLIQFVSIISNQYIIPIIGEDETGVVRVDVGTILDLETDVAKVMHTCILIALEDYHAAASRSAVRIVHHLRDSKMMLKQHPLVNSAAYILAH; from the coding sequence ATGTCCAAAGCCACCCATTTGAGAGAGCTGCAGAGAATATCTTTGCATGGTGGTTACTTGCACAAGCACAACTTCTTGCCCAACTCTCAAACAAAATGTACCCAGATTTCTCAAGTGAGAAGTCCAAGATGCCacttccttattcttttgattcAATTTGTCTCCATTATTAGCAACCAGTACATAATACCAATAATAGGTGAAGATGAAACTGGTGTAGTAAGAGTGGATGTGGGCACAATTCTTGATCTGGAAACAGATGTAGCAAAAGTAATGCACACATGTATCTTAATAGCACTTGAAGATTACCATGCCGCTGCTAGTCGCAGTGCCGTTAGGATAGTCCACCATTTGAGGGATTCCAAGATGATGTTGAAGCAGCATCCTCTGGTAAATTCAGCTGCATATATATTAGCTCATTGA